A window of the Desulfotignum phosphitoxidans DSM 13687 genome harbors these coding sequences:
- a CDS encoding TAXI family TRAP transporter solute-binding subunit gives MKRLLVLAITAFFGMILFFGSAPVQAEQTFVTIGTGGVTGVYYPTGGAIARLVNKDRKVHGIRCSVESTGGSVYNLNTIRAGELDMAVAQSDWQYHAYHGTKGTPFEASGPDKDLRAVFSVHPEPFTVVARKDSGIKTFTDLKGKRVNVGNPGSGQRGTMEVVMEALGWTMDDFKLASELKPAEQSAALCDNKIDAIIYTVGHPSGSIQEATTSCDSILVPVEGPAIDKLVADNAYYRKATIPGGMYRGTDTDTKTFGVGATFVSSATVPENVIYHVVKAVFENFDDFKKLHPAFEVLVKEEMVKDGLSAPLHDGAVKYYKEAGLM, from the coding sequence ATGAAACGATTACTGGTATTGGCAATTACGGCATTTTTCGGCATGATCCTTTTTTTCGGGTCCGCGCCGGTACAGGCGGAACAGACCTTTGTCACCATCGGAACCGGCGGGGTTACAGGGGTTTATTATCCCACGGGCGGTGCCATCGCAAGATTGGTGAACAAAGACAGAAAAGTGCATGGAATCCGCTGCTCAGTGGAAAGTACCGGGGGATCCGTGTACAACCTGAATACCATCCGTGCCGGTGAGCTGGATATGGCAGTGGCCCAGTCCGACTGGCAGTACCATGCGTACCACGGCACCAAGGGTACCCCGTTTGAAGCATCCGGTCCGGACAAGGACCTGCGGGCCGTATTCTCCGTGCATCCCGAACCTTTCACCGTGGTGGCCAGAAAAGATTCCGGCATCAAGACCTTTACCGACCTGAAAGGCAAACGGGTCAATGTGGGAAATCCCGGTTCCGGTCAGCGCGGTACCATGGAAGTGGTCATGGAAGCCTTAGGGTGGACCATGGATGATTTCAAGCTGGCCTCTGAGCTGAAACCCGCAGAACAGTCTGCCGCCCTGTGCGACAACAAAATCGACGCCATCATCTACACAGTCGGCCATCCTTCCGGTTCCATCCAGGAAGCCACCACGTCCTGTGATTCCATTCTGGTACCTGTAGAAGGCCCAGCCATTGACAAGCTGGTGGCCGATAATGCCTATTACCGGAAAGCCACCATTCCCGGCGGCATGTACCGGGGCACGGATACCGACACCAAAACGTTTGGTGTGGGCGCCACCTTTGTGTCTTCGGCAACAGTGCCTGAAAACGTGATTTATCACGTGGTCAAGGCGGTATTTGAAAATTTTGACGACTTCAAGAAACTGCATCCGGCATTTGAGGTGCTGGTAAAAGAAGAAATGGTCAAAGACGGCCTGTCCGCCCCGCTGCATGACGGTGCGGTCAAATATTACAAAGAAGCCGGCCTGATGTAG
- a CDS encoding TRAP transporter permease — protein sequence MTADKNQTVPDDMKDFVAEVESGARNPVGAVPKNILFFVPLIWTLFQLWYASPLPFIFNVFVLNDTEARSIHLAFAMFLSYTAYPTFKSSPREYIPIQDWFLALVAAFCSAYLFIFYEQMSARPGIPTTLDLVVGVVGLILLLEATRRALGPPLMVVAAVFLTYTFFGPYMPDVIAHKGASLSKGMSHYWLSTEGVFGVALGVSTGMVFMFVLFGSLLESAGAGNYFIRTAYAGLGHMRGGPAKAAVVSSGLTGLVSGSSIANVVTTGTFTIPLMKKVGFSAEKAGAVEVAASTNGQLTPPVMGAAAFLMVEYVGISYVEVIKHAFLPAIISYIALVYIVHLESCKMGLKGMEKPVTKTAVQKLVSFVLTILTLIIIGGVTYYGLGWIKAVAGDAAMYVVVPLIVIAYLILIWLACKVPELEYTHEISKLPKLRETAQAGYYFLLPIVVLMWCLTVERLSPSLSAYYATVVLIFIVLTQRPLKGIFRKNSAPEFAFKMGWDNLIAGMVAGARNMIGIGVATAAAGIVVGTVTLTGIGLVMTAFVEFISGGNLLLILFFTAIISLLLGMGLPTTANYIVVSTLMAPVIVHLGALNGLVVPLIAVHLFVFYFGILADDTPPVGLAAFAAAGISGGDPIRTGIQGFTYDIRTAVLPFFFIFNTELLMIGIRDWVHLTIVIVSAVAAMLVFGAATQGYWITKSRFYESLAMLLVTFTLLRPGFFWDKMYEPYNERPGVELLQAMEKQDENTMIHLVIKGETLDGEEYTKALMLPVGQEGVPEDRLREVGFEVIEDDGKMIVNNLMFGSNAERMGIDFDQEIVSVMMEADRPPKQLMFFPALALLGLIYFLQKRRQTPEEASRLQL from the coding sequence ATGACTGCTGACAAAAATCAAACTGTTCCAGATGATATGAAGGATTTTGTGGCCGAGGTGGAATCCGGTGCCAGGAATCCGGTGGGTGCGGTTCCCAAAAACATTCTTTTTTTCGTGCCGTTGATCTGGACCCTGTTTCAACTCTGGTATGCGTCCCCCCTGCCGTTCATATTCAATGTTTTTGTTCTGAACGACACCGAAGCCCGATCCATTCATCTGGCATTCGCCATGTTTCTGTCCTATACCGCATATCCCACCTTCAAGTCATCTCCCAGGGAGTATATTCCGATACAAGACTGGTTTTTGGCCCTGGTGGCAGCATTTTGTTCAGCCTACCTGTTTATCTTTTACGAGCAGATGTCAGCCAGACCCGGAATTCCCACTACACTGGATCTGGTGGTGGGGGTGGTCGGCCTGATACTTCTTTTGGAAGCGACGCGACGGGCTTTGGGACCCCCCCTCATGGTGGTGGCGGCCGTGTTTCTCACCTATACTTTTTTTGGGCCCTACATGCCGGATGTCATTGCCCATAAAGGGGCCAGCCTGTCCAAGGGCATGTCCCACTACTGGCTGTCCACGGAAGGGGTGTTCGGCGTGGCGTTAGGGGTATCCACGGGTATGGTGTTCATGTTTGTGCTGTTCGGCTCACTGCTGGAGTCTGCCGGTGCAGGCAACTATTTTATTCGCACCGCCTACGCCGGACTGGGCCACATGCGGGGCGGGCCTGCCAAGGCAGCCGTTGTTTCCTCGGGTTTGACCGGTCTGGTGTCCGGGTCTTCCATCGCCAATGTCGTCACCACGGGTACCTTTACGATTCCGTTGATGAAAAAAGTAGGGTTTTCGGCGGAAAAAGCCGGGGCCGTGGAGGTGGCTGCATCCACCAACGGCCAGCTCACCCCGCCGGTCATGGGGGCGGCCGCCTTTCTCATGGTGGAATATGTGGGCATCTCCTATGTGGAGGTCATCAAGCACGCGTTTTTACCGGCCATCATCTCCTATATCGCCCTGGTGTATATTGTCCACCTGGAGTCCTGTAAAATGGGCCTCAAAGGCATGGAAAAGCCGGTGACCAAGACAGCGGTCCAGAAACTGGTTTCCTTTGTACTTACGATTTTGACCTTGATCATCATTGGCGGTGTTACCTATTATGGCCTGGGCTGGATCAAGGCCGTTGCCGGAGATGCCGCCATGTATGTGGTGGTGCCGCTGATTGTGATTGCCTATCTTATTCTTATCTGGCTGGCCTGCAAAGTGCCTGAGCTGGAATACACCCATGAAATAAGCAAGCTGCCCAAACTGAGAGAAACTGCCCAGGCCGGGTATTATTTTTTGCTGCCCATTGTGGTACTCATGTGGTGCCTGACCGTGGAACGGCTGTCTCCTTCTTTATCTGCCTATTATGCCACGGTGGTGCTTATTTTTATTGTACTCACCCAGCGGCCCTTGAAAGGGATTTTCCGGAAAAACAGTGCCCCGGAATTTGCCTTTAAAATGGGGTGGGACAACCTGATCGCCGGCATGGTGGCCGGGGCCAGAAACATGATCGGTATCGGGGTTGCCACGGCAGCTGCCGGCATTGTGGTGGGCACGGTGACCCTCACCGGGATCGGCCTGGTCATGACCGCATTTGTGGAGTTTATTTCCGGCGGCAACCTGCTGCTGATTTTGTTTTTCACCGCCATCATCAGTCTGCTGCTGGGCATGGGGCTGCCCACCACGGCCAACTATATTGTTGTGTCCACCCTGATGGCGCCGGTAATCGTCCATCTCGGGGCCTTGAACGGGCTGGTGGTGCCCTTGATTGCCGTGCATCTGTTCGTGTTTTATTTCGGCATTCTAGCGGATGATACTCCCCCGGTGGGGCTGGCAGCATTCGCCGCAGCCGGGATATCCGGTGGAGATCCCATCCGCACCGGTATCCAGGGATTTACCTATGATATCAGGACAGCGGTACTGCCGTTTTTCTTTATCTTTAACACCGAACTGCTCATGATCGGGATCCGGGACTGGGTGCATCTGACCATTGTGATTGTATCTGCTGTGGCAGCCATGCTGGTATTCGGTGCAGCCACCCAGGGGTATTGGATCACCAAAAGCCGGTTTTATGAAAGCCTGGCCATGCTGCTGGTAACCTTTACCCTGCTGCGGCCCGGATTTTTTTGGGACAAGATGTATGAGCCCTATAATGAGCGGCCGGGAGTTGAGCTGCTCCAGGCCATGGAAAAGCAGGATGAAAACACCATGATTCACCTGGTGATCAAAGGTGAAACCCTGGATGGAGAAGAATACACCAAAGCCCTGATGCTGCCCGTGGGACAGGAAGGGGTTCCTGAAGACCGGCTCAGGGAAGTGGGGTTTGAGGTGATTGAAGATGACGGGAAAATGATCGTGAACAATCTCATGTTCGGCAGTAATGCCGAGCGGATGGGCATTGATTTTGATCAGGAAATTGTATCGGTGATGATGGAAGCGGACCGCCCCCCAAAACAGCTC